From Draconibacterium halophilum, one genomic window encodes:
- a CDS encoding helix-turn-helix transcriptional regulator: MQNRLKIERAIKNLTQDDLAKLIGVSRQTIH, encoded by the coding sequence GTGCAGAATAGGCTTAAAATAGAACGTGCCATTAAAAACCTCACACAAGACGATTTGGCAAAACTTATTGGTGTTTCGCGCCAAACCATACATTAA
- a CDS encoding alpha/beta hydrolase, whose translation MHKKLSLVILLFFLAGISFAQERYTSNLFDDIRVETATYATKDGENLDMDIYLPQNDYEPERATIIYVHGGGFSGGERDGENVKSFCTRMANYGYVVASISYRLTRKGKPEGFGCDCPATDKLNTIYSASEDLQDAAFFLIENRHQYSINPQQIILSGSSAGAETVLYTAYQPPYCYGLDSGPVSFAGVIGMAGAVPDTTAIYDESAIPSLLFHGTDDNLVPYATAPHHYCDEDKAGYWIIHGSKTIAEKLDQLEIPYWLHTSCGAAHEINISPVEDYFDVIIEFCKQFAIEKDGDQRHTIIKGKQNAEKYPTYNYCSE comes from the coding sequence ATGCATAAAAAGTTAAGCCTCGTTATTCTACTGTTTTTCCTGGCGGGTATCTCTTTTGCCCAGGAACGATATACCTCCAATTTATTTGATGATATTAGAGTAGAGACCGCAACTTACGCCACAAAAGACGGCGAAAATCTTGATATGGATATTTATCTTCCGCAAAACGACTACGAGCCTGAACGTGCCACCATTATTTATGTGCACGGCGGCGGCTTTAGCGGCGGAGAAAGAGATGGCGAAAACGTAAAATCTTTTTGTACACGTATGGCGAACTATGGTTATGTAGTAGCATCCATATCCTACCGCTTAACACGAAAAGGGAAACCGGAAGGTTTTGGCTGCGATTGCCCCGCAACCGATAAATTGAATACCATTTATTCGGCCAGCGAAGATCTTCAGGACGCAGCATTCTTTTTAATAGAAAACCGCCATCAGTACTCCATTAATCCACAACAAATTATATTATCGGGAAGTAGCGCCGGTGCAGAAACAGTATTATACACGGCTTATCAGCCACCTTATTGTTATGGATTGGATTCGGGTCCGGTTTCGTTTGCAGGAGTTATTGGCATGGCCGGAGCAGTTCCTGACACCACCGCCATTTATGATGAATCAGCAATTCCGTCGCTTTTATTTCACGGCACCGACGACAATCTGGTACCTTATGCCACTGCACCTCATCACTATTGCGATGAAGATAAGGCGGGTTATTGGATTATACATGGCTCAAAAACTATTGCCGAAAAACTCGACCAATTGGAAATTCCTTACTGGTTGCACACATCGTGTGGTGCCGCCCATGAAATAAACATTTCGCCTGTAGAAGATTATTTCGATGTAATTATTGAATTTTGTAAGCAGTTTGCCATTGAAAAAGATGGCGACCAGCGTCATACAATTATTAAAGGAAAACAAAACGCAGAAAAATATCCAACCTATAACTACTGTTCCGAATGA
- a CDS encoding endonuclease/exonuclease/phosphatase family protein yields MKRIILSLLIILPSMLVAQQINVMTFNIRMNTASDGINAWPNRIEMVNGLLNFYEPGIFGLQEALYDQILDIEKGVPEYKWFGVGRDDGNKAGEFMPIFYNTKKFILVESGHFWLSENCDDPGLGWDAACNRIVTWGKFKSKVTGKKFFVFNTHFDHVGVEARKNSAKLIHEKMEEFTAGSGLPVILTGDFNLRPDAQPIALIKQYLSDSREVTKEAPYGPVGTYNGFKPGSEGENRIDYIFVNDKVKVLKYAAISDTYENRSPSDHLPIFVKLQLK; encoded by the coding sequence ATGAAACGAATAATTTTAAGCCTATTAATCATTCTTCCATCAATGCTAGTTGCACAGCAAATAAATGTAATGACATTCAATATCAGGATGAATACCGCCAGCGATGGAATTAATGCCTGGCCAAACCGTATTGAAATGGTAAACGGCTTACTGAATTTTTATGAACCTGGTATTTTTGGATTGCAGGAAGCTTTGTACGATCAGATTCTAGACATTGAAAAAGGCGTGCCTGAGTATAAATGGTTTGGTGTTGGCCGCGATGATGGCAATAAAGCCGGAGAGTTTATGCCTATTTTCTATAATACCAAGAAGTTTATTCTTGTGGAAAGTGGTCATTTCTGGTTATCGGAAAACTGCGATGACCCGGGACTAGGGTGGGATGCCGCCTGCAACCGTATTGTTACCTGGGGGAAATTTAAATCAAAAGTTACCGGAAAAAAATTCTTTGTTTTTAATACGCACTTCGATCATGTGGGTGTTGAAGCCCGCAAAAATTCAGCGAAATTGATTCATGAAAAAATGGAAGAGTTTACAGCGGGTTCCGGCTTACCAGTAATTCTTACAGGCGATTTCAACCTAAGGCCGGATGCACAACCAATAGCCTTGATAAAGCAATACTTGAGCGACAGCCGCGAAGTAACGAAAGAAGCACCTTACGGACCTGTTGGCACTTACAACGGATTTAAACCGGGTAGCGAAGGCGAAAACCGCATCGATTATATTTTTGTGAACGACAAAGTTAAAGTGTTAAAATATGCGGCCATCAGCGATACATATGAAAACCGATCGCCTTCTGACCATTTGCCGATATTTGTAAAGCTTCAGTTGAAATAA
- a CDS encoding methylated-DNA--[protein]-cysteine S-methyltransferase translates to MGIGFFMGNFKNYINSPIGWLELEATANALCAVRFKSVEGIASTEIPEILNQTRIQLEEYFSGERKEFNLNIEPHGTEFQQKVWNFVERVKFGTTASYLDIAKQTGSDKNTRAVGLANGKNPIPIIIPCHRIIGSSGKLTGYAGGIERKRWLLNHERSHTPSTGRLF, encoded by the coding sequence TTGGGTATCGGATTTTTTATGGGAAATTTTAAAAATTATATTAACTCTCCTATAGGCTGGCTCGAACTTGAAGCAACAGCGAATGCATTGTGCGCCGTAAGGTTTAAATCAGTTGAAGGAATTGCCAGTACTGAAATCCCTGAAATTCTCAACCAAACCAGGATCCAACTGGAAGAATATTTTTCCGGTGAAAGAAAAGAGTTTAACCTGAATATTGAACCTCATGGAACTGAATTTCAGCAAAAAGTATGGAACTTTGTTGAACGGGTAAAATTTGGAACAACAGCAAGCTACCTGGATATTGCAAAACAAACGGGATCGGATAAAAACACACGAGCCGTTGGATTGGCCAACGGAAAAAATCCAATACCCATAATTATCCCATGCCACCGTATTATTGGTAGTTCAGGAAAACTTACCGGTTATGCCGGAGGTATTGAACGAAAACGCTGGCTGCTTAATCATGAGCGTTCTCACACTCCTTCCACCGGACGACTATTCTAA
- a CDS encoding helix-turn-helix transcriptional regulator has product MQNRLKIERAIKNLTQDDLAKLIGVSRQTINSIEKGRYVPSTVLALKISKIFEKPVNEIFELDDSD; this is encoded by the coding sequence GTGCAGAATAGGCTTAAAATAGAACGTGCCATTAAAAACCTCACACAAGACGATTTGGCAAAACTTATTGGTGTTTCGCGCCAAACCATTAATTCCATCGAAAAGGGGAGGTATGTACCTTCAACTGTTTTAGCGCTTAAAATTTCAAAGATTTTTGAGAAACCCGTAAATGAAATATTTGAATTGGATGATTCTGATTAA